In Eucalyptus grandis isolate ANBG69807.140 chromosome 4, ASM1654582v1, whole genome shotgun sequence, the following proteins share a genomic window:
- the LOC104418940 gene encoding beta-galactosidase 13, with product MWPDLIRKAKQGGLNVIQTYVFWNAHEPVQGQYNFEGNYDLVKFIKLIGEHKMYVTLRVGPFIQAEWNHGGLPYWLREVQNITFRSDNPPFKYHMKKYVKMIIQKMKDEKLFASQGGPIIISQIENEYNSIQLAYRDAGTRYVQWAGNMAVGLKTGVPWIMCKQKDAPDPVINACNGRHCGDTFTGPNKPYKPTLWTENWTAQYRVFGDPPSQRSAEDLAFSVARFFAKNGTLTNYYMYHGGTNLGRTSAVFTTTRYYDEAPLDEYGLQREPKWGHLKDLHKALRLCRKALLWGSPKVQRLSKDLEARYYEIPGTKVCAAFLTNNSTLSAQVVKFRGQEYYLPQHSISILPDCKTVVYNTQRIVSQHNSRNLVKSEKANKLKWEMSLEIIPDTNRVPVNAKIPAELYSLLKDTTDYAWFTTSLDLGVRDLPMRKNIKPVLRVASLGHAMLAFVNGEFIGSAHGSHIDKSFVLQQPIDLKPGVNHISLLGSTVGLPDSGAYMEHRYAGPRLVTILGLNTGTLDLTLNGWGHQVGLDGEKVRVYTQSGSHRAQWTEATKGVGRALTWYKTYFDAPEGDQPVAIHLPQMTKGMVWVNGKSIGRYWYTYLSPLGQPSQSEYHIPRSFIKPTDNLLVVLDEDGGNPESIEILNVDRDTICSYITENHPPSVKSWARKNSHFITVLDEVKTAAHLKCPNHKKIVAIEFASFGDPYGICGNFKYGNCTSPISKDIVEKHCLGKTSCAVPIERGLLDKGNDGCPSIMKTLAIQAKCSH from the exons AGGGCTTCCCTATTGGCTGAGAGAGGTTCAAAACATCACATTCCGTTCCGACAACCCACCGTTCAAG TATCACATGAAAAAGTACGTCAAGATGATCATACaaaagatgaaagatgagaAGCTATTTGCTTCTCAAGGGGGTCCCATTATTATATCTCAG ATTGAGAATGAGTACAATAGCATCCAACTCGCATACAGAGATGCAGGAACCCGATATGTTCAATGGGCTGGAAACATGGCCGTGGGGCTAAAAACAGGAGTTCCATGGATCATGTGCAAGCAGAAGGATGCTCCGGATCCAGTT ATTAATGCATGCAATGGAAGGCACTGCGGTGATACCTTCACAGGCCCAAATAAGCCCTATAAGCCAACTCTATGGACTGAGAATTGGACTGCTCA GTACCGGGTGTTCGGAGATCCACCATCCCAAAGATCAGCAGAAGATCTTGCGTTCTCAGTTGCTcgtttctttgcaaagaatgGGACTTTGACCAACTACTACATG TACCATGGCGGAACAAATCTCGGTAGAACAAGCGCTGTATTCACAACGACTCGCTACTATGACGAAGCTCCTCTTGATGAATATG GCCTCCAAAGGGAGCCTAAATGGGGCCATCTCAAAGATCTGCACAAGGCTTTAAGGCTATGCAGGAAGGCTTTGCTCTGGGGAAGTCCCAAAGTCCAGCGTTTGTCTAAGGACCTCGAG GCCAGGTACTATGAGATTCCCGGGACTAAAGTCTGTGCTGCTTTCTTGACAAACAACAGCACCCTGTCGGCTCAGGTGGTTAAATTTAGGGGACAAGAGTACTATCTTCCCCAACATTCTATCAGCATTCTTCCCGACTGCAAAACCGTGGTCTACAACACTCAAAGG ATTGTATCACAACACAATTCGAGGAACCTCGTCAAATCAGAGAAGGCAAACAAGCTCAAGTGGGAAATGTCGCTGGAAATCATTCCAGACACCAACCGAGTGCCTGTCAATGCCAAGATACCGGCTGAGCTCTACAGTTTGCTTAAAGATACCACAGATTATGCGTGGTTTACAACAAG TTTAGATTTGGGAGTCCGTGATCTGCCAATGCGAAAAAACATAAAGCCGGTTCTCCGCGTAGCCAGTCTCGGTCATGCAATGCTTGCATTTGTAAATGGAGAGTTCATCG GATCTGCCCATGGCAGTCACATCGACAAGAGCTTTGTCCTGCAACAGCCTATCGACTTGAAGCCTGGAGTGAACCATATTTCTCTGTTAGGTTCAACAGTGGGTCTCCCG GACAGCGGAGCCTACATGGAGCACCGATATGCAGGGCCTCGTCTAGTGACGATCCTAGGTTTGAACACCGGGACACTGGATTTGACACTTAATGGCTGGGGTCATCAG GTGGGCTTGGATGGAGAGAAGGTCCGCGTGTACACACAGTCAGGGTCGCACCGAGCGCAATGGACGGAAGCTACTAAGGGAGTCGGGCGTGCTCTTACATGGTACAAG ACGTACTTCGATGCTCCAGAAGGAGATCAACCCGTCGCcattcacttgcctcaaatgACCAAGGGAATGGTTTGGGTCAATGGCAAGAGCATTGGCCGCTACTGGTACACTTACCTTTCCCCTCTCGGACAGCCAAGTCAGTCGGA GTACCATATCCCAAGATCCTTCATAAAGCCAACCGACAATCTACTCGTCGTGCTGGACGAAGACGGAGGCAACCCTGAATCGATAGAGATCCTCAATGTCGACAGGGACACGATCTGCAGTTACATCACCGAGAACCATCCCCCCAGTGTGAAGTCATGGGCAAGAAAGAACAGTCACTTCATCACGGTCTTGGACGAAGTGAAAACAGCGGCGCACTTGAAGTGCCCGAACCACAAGAAGATTGTGGCCATCGAGTTTGCGAGCTTTGGCGACCCGTACGGCATCTGCGGGAACTTCAAATACGGAAACTGCACATCACCCATTTCCAAGGACATCGTCGAGAAACATTGCCTGGGAAAAACTAGCTGCGCCGTTCCGATCGAGCGAGGGCTCTTGGACAAGGGCAATGACGGCTGTCCCAGTATCATGAAGACATTAGCTATCCAGGCCAAGTGCTCCCACTAG